One Solea senegalensis isolate Sse05_10M linkage group LG13, IFAPA_SoseM_1, whole genome shotgun sequence DNA segment encodes these proteins:
- the LOC122779131 gene encoding stromal interaction molecule 1-like isoform X2 — protein sequence MERVCVWLVCVCVPMTAHVTALGRFDGSGHAHLVSNGNTASDLCAIDPLLCHDENALMSFESICSVHKLMDEDSDGTVDMMETDEFLREDLKSHDPKSKHSSFHGADLHISVEDMWGAWKNSAVYNWTVQQVEDWLLVSVELPQYTENFRKLQLDGKALPRLAVKNTTLTVLLLKILDRSHGQKLQLKALDIVLFGPPPGRQNRWKDLVLGVSVAMALCGCCFACVQTRRSRDDLGKLMKDLEGLQRAEQSLLHMQEKLQQAQEQQRCVQVEKVKVEQELRREINSAKQEAQRLQQLRVGTENEWSRQKYAEEELEQVRSALRQAEQELESRPLWFPPDSLQKWLQLTHEIEVQYYNIKRQSAERQLLQARDGAEKIKKKRSSLFGTFHVAHSSSLDDVDHKILSAKQALAEVTAALREKLHRWQQIESMTGFCLVHNPGLGALAAALNLDPSMLGLRPPTPQHLILSDDLDDMDEDILSPGTLQFQNLTPLRQRRGDPGLTFSSQRDIMSRSDSSLALSPGEFRGPHTPKPFLMSSRFHPLHGPGDGLGGGGGGGLEKSSSLGELRGSPTSVLASSSSTRSLCITSDAANSLVASSSSASSTSSGGRGTSRRSPAEEDGGEESESSSSRRRHAFDKIFKKKQGRH from the exons atggagcgtgtgtgtgtgtggcttgtgtgtgtatgcgtgccGATGACCGCGCACGTCACAGCTCTTGGTCGATTCGATGGCAGTGGTCATGCCCACCTGGTTTCCAACGGTAACACAGCCTCAG ATCTGTGTGCGATAGATCCGCTGCTGTGTCACGATGAAAACGCTCTCATGAGCTTCGAGTCCATCTGCAGCGTCCACAAACTGATGGACGAGGACTCGGACGGGACGGTGGACATGATGGAGACGGACGAG TTTCTCAGGGAGGACCTGAAGTCTCACGACCCCAAatccaaacacagcagcttccaCGGCGCAGACCTGCACATCAGTGTGGAGGACATGTGGGGCGCCTGGAAGAACTCTGCAG tgtATAACTGGACGGTGCAGCAGGTGGAGGACTGGCTGCTCGTCAGTGTGGAGCTTCCTCAGTACACAGAAAACTTCCGGAAACTCCAGCTGGACGGGAAAGCTTTACCCAG GTTGGCAGTGAAGAACACCAccctcactgtgctgctgctgaagatcTTGGACAGAAGTCATGGTCAGAAGCTGCAGCTCAAAGCTCTGGACATCGTTCTGTTTGGTCCACCTCcag ggCGTCAGAACCGGTGGAAGGACCTGGTTCTGGGCGTGTCCGTCGCCATGGCGCTGTGCGGCTGCTGTTTTGCGTGCGTGCAGACGCGCAGGTCCAGAGATGACCTGGGGAAGCTGATGAAGGACCTGGAGGGTTTACAGCGAGCTGAGCAGAGTCTGCTGCACATGCAGGAGAA gctGCAGCAGGCTCAGGAGCAGCAGCGTTGTGTTCAGGTGGAGAAGGTGAAGGTGGAGCAGGAGCTGAGGAGAGAAATCAACTCTGCCAAACAGGAAGCACAGCGCCTCCAACAGCTCAGAGTGGGAACTGAGAATGAGTGGAGCCGCCAGAAGTAtgcagaggaggagctggagcag gtgcgGTCAGCTCTCAGACAGGCAGAGCAGGAGTTGGAGAGTCGTcctctctggtttcctccagATTCTCTGCAGAAATGGCTGCAACTGACGCACGAGATCGAAGTCCAGTATTATAACATCAAGAGACAGAGCGCTGAGAGACAACTGCTACAGGCCAGAGACGGg GCAGAGAagataaagaagaagagaagttcTCTGTTTGGAACGTTCCACGTGGCTCACAGTTCGTCTCTGGACGACGTTGACCATAAAATCCTGTCAGCAAA ACAGGCGCTGGCTGAGGTGACGGCAGCGTTGAGGGAGAAGCTCCACCGCTGGCAGCAGATCGAGTCCATGACAGGTTTCTGTTTGGTCCATAATCCGGGTCTGGGAGCTCTGGCCGCTGCACTCAACCTGGACCCGTCCATGCTCGGCCTGCGACCTCCGACCCCTCAGCACCTCATCCTCTCTGATGACCTGGACGACATGGACGAGGACATCCTGTCCCCTGGGACGCTGCAGT tTCAGAATCTGACGCCCCTGCGTCAGAGGCGAGGAGACCCCGGTCTGACGTTCAGCTCTCAGAG GGACATTATGAGCCGCTCTGACTCCTCCCTTGCTCTGTCTCCTGGCGAATTCCGAGGTCCGCACACTCCGAAGCCCTTCCTCATGTCGTCCAGGTTCCACCCCCTTCATGGCCCTGGCGATGggttaggaggaggaggaggaggaggtctggAGAAGAGCTCCAGCCTCGGGGAGCTGAGGGGAAGTCCCACCTCCGTGCTTGCCTCGTCCAGCTCCACCCGCTCCCTCTGCATCACGTCTGACGCCGCCAACAGTCTGGTGGCGTCCTCGTCCTCAGCCTCGTCCACTTCATCGGGAGGTCGCGGGACGTCCAGGAGGAGCCCGGCGGAGGAGGACGGCGGGGAGGAGAGCGAGTCGTCCAGCTCCAGGAGGAGACACGCCTTTGATAAGATCTTCAAGAAGAAGCAGGGGCGTCACTGA
- the LOC122779131 gene encoding stromal interaction molecule 1-like isoform X1 → MERVCVWLVCVCVPMTAHVTALGRFDGSGHAHLVSNGNTASDLCAIDPLLCHDENALMSFESICSVHKLMDEDSDGTVDMMETDEFLREDLKSHDPKSKHSSFHGADLHISVEDMWGAWKNSAVYNWTVQQVEDWLLVSVELPQYTENFRKLQLDGKALPRLAVKNTTLTVLLLKILDRSHGQKLQLKALDIVLFGPPPGRQNRWKDLVLGVSVAMALCGCCFACVQTRRSRDDLGKLMKDLEGLQRAEQSLLHMQEKLQQAQEQQRCVQVEKVKVEQELRREINSAKQEAQRLQQLRVGTENEWSRQKYAEEELEQVRSALRQAEQELESRPLWFPPDSLQKWLQLTHEIEVQYYNIKRQSAERQLLQARDGAEKIKKKRSSLFGTFHVAHSSSLDDVDHKILSAKQALAEVTAALREKLHRWQQIESMTGFCLVHNPGLGALAAALNLDPSMLGLRPPTPQHLILSDDLDDMDEDILSPGTLQYAAWQMDRRVSDLWPLSGIADTQSPWKHSVQNLTPLRQRRGDPGLTFSSQRDIMSRSDSSLALSPGEFRGPHTPKPFLMSSRFHPLHGPGDGLGGGGGGGLEKSSSLGELRGSPTSVLASSSSTRSLCITSDAANSLVASSSSASSTSSGGRGTSRRSPAEEDGGEESESSSSRRRHAFDKIFKKKQGRH, encoded by the exons atggagcgtgtgtgtgtgtggcttgtgtgtgtatgcgtgccGATGACCGCGCACGTCACAGCTCTTGGTCGATTCGATGGCAGTGGTCATGCCCACCTGGTTTCCAACGGTAACACAGCCTCAG ATCTGTGTGCGATAGATCCGCTGCTGTGTCACGATGAAAACGCTCTCATGAGCTTCGAGTCCATCTGCAGCGTCCACAAACTGATGGACGAGGACTCGGACGGGACGGTGGACATGATGGAGACGGACGAG TTTCTCAGGGAGGACCTGAAGTCTCACGACCCCAAatccaaacacagcagcttccaCGGCGCAGACCTGCACATCAGTGTGGAGGACATGTGGGGCGCCTGGAAGAACTCTGCAG tgtATAACTGGACGGTGCAGCAGGTGGAGGACTGGCTGCTCGTCAGTGTGGAGCTTCCTCAGTACACAGAAAACTTCCGGAAACTCCAGCTGGACGGGAAAGCTTTACCCAG GTTGGCAGTGAAGAACACCAccctcactgtgctgctgctgaagatcTTGGACAGAAGTCATGGTCAGAAGCTGCAGCTCAAAGCTCTGGACATCGTTCTGTTTGGTCCACCTCcag ggCGTCAGAACCGGTGGAAGGACCTGGTTCTGGGCGTGTCCGTCGCCATGGCGCTGTGCGGCTGCTGTTTTGCGTGCGTGCAGACGCGCAGGTCCAGAGATGACCTGGGGAAGCTGATGAAGGACCTGGAGGGTTTACAGCGAGCTGAGCAGAGTCTGCTGCACATGCAGGAGAA gctGCAGCAGGCTCAGGAGCAGCAGCGTTGTGTTCAGGTGGAGAAGGTGAAGGTGGAGCAGGAGCTGAGGAGAGAAATCAACTCTGCCAAACAGGAAGCACAGCGCCTCCAACAGCTCAGAGTGGGAACTGAGAATGAGTGGAGCCGCCAGAAGTAtgcagaggaggagctggagcag gtgcgGTCAGCTCTCAGACAGGCAGAGCAGGAGTTGGAGAGTCGTcctctctggtttcctccagATTCTCTGCAGAAATGGCTGCAACTGACGCACGAGATCGAAGTCCAGTATTATAACATCAAGAGACAGAGCGCTGAGAGACAACTGCTACAGGCCAGAGACGGg GCAGAGAagataaagaagaagagaagttcTCTGTTTGGAACGTTCCACGTGGCTCACAGTTCGTCTCTGGACGACGTTGACCATAAAATCCTGTCAGCAAA ACAGGCGCTGGCTGAGGTGACGGCAGCGTTGAGGGAGAAGCTCCACCGCTGGCAGCAGATCGAGTCCATGACAGGTTTCTGTTTGGTCCATAATCCGGGTCTGGGAGCTCTGGCCGCTGCACTCAACCTGGACCCGTCCATGCTCGGCCTGCGACCTCCGACCCCTCAGCACCTCATCCTCTCTGATGACCTGGACGACATGGACGAGGACATCCTGTCCCCTGGGACGCTGCAGT ACGCAGCGTGGCAGATGGACCGGCGAGTGAGCGACCTCTGGCCCCTGAGTGGCATCGCAGACACACAGTCGCCATGGAAACACTCTG tTCAGAATCTGACGCCCCTGCGTCAGAGGCGAGGAGACCCCGGTCTGACGTTCAGCTCTCAGAG GGACATTATGAGCCGCTCTGACTCCTCCCTTGCTCTGTCTCCTGGCGAATTCCGAGGTCCGCACACTCCGAAGCCCTTCCTCATGTCGTCCAGGTTCCACCCCCTTCATGGCCCTGGCGATGggttaggaggaggaggaggaggaggtctggAGAAGAGCTCCAGCCTCGGGGAGCTGAGGGGAAGTCCCACCTCCGTGCTTGCCTCGTCCAGCTCCACCCGCTCCCTCTGCATCACGTCTGACGCCGCCAACAGTCTGGTGGCGTCCTCGTCCTCAGCCTCGTCCACTTCATCGGGAGGTCGCGGGACGTCCAGGAGGAGCCCGGCGGAGGAGGACGGCGGGGAGGAGAGCGAGTCGTCCAGCTCCAGGAGGAGACACGCCTTTGATAAGATCTTCAAGAAGAAGCAGGGGCGTCACTGA
- the LOC122779131 gene encoding stromal interaction molecule 1-like isoform X3 codes for MERVCVWLVCVCVPMTAHVTALGRFDGSGHAHLVSNGNTASDLCAIDPLLCHDENALMSFESICSVHKLMDEDSDGTVDMMETDEFLREDLKSHDPKSKHSSFHGADLHISVEDMWGAWKNSAVYNWTVQQVEDWLLVSVELPQYTENFRKLQLDGKALPRLAVKNTTLTVLLLKILDRSHGQKLQLKALDIVLFGPPPGRQNRWKDLVLGVSVAMALCGCCFACVQTRRSRDDLGKLMKDLEGLQRAEQSLLHMQEKLQQAQEQQRCVQVEKVKVEQELRREINSAKQEAQRLQQLRVGTENEWSRQKYAEEELEQVRSALRQAEQELESRPLWFPPDSLQKWLQLTHEIEVQYYNIKRQSAERQLLQARDGVRHMRH; via the exons atggagcgtgtgtgtgtgtggcttgtgtgtgtatgcgtgccGATGACCGCGCACGTCACAGCTCTTGGTCGATTCGATGGCAGTGGTCATGCCCACCTGGTTTCCAACGGTAACACAGCCTCAG ATCTGTGTGCGATAGATCCGCTGCTGTGTCACGATGAAAACGCTCTCATGAGCTTCGAGTCCATCTGCAGCGTCCACAAACTGATGGACGAGGACTCGGACGGGACGGTGGACATGATGGAGACGGACGAG TTTCTCAGGGAGGACCTGAAGTCTCACGACCCCAAatccaaacacagcagcttccaCGGCGCAGACCTGCACATCAGTGTGGAGGACATGTGGGGCGCCTGGAAGAACTCTGCAG tgtATAACTGGACGGTGCAGCAGGTGGAGGACTGGCTGCTCGTCAGTGTGGAGCTTCCTCAGTACACAGAAAACTTCCGGAAACTCCAGCTGGACGGGAAAGCTTTACCCAG GTTGGCAGTGAAGAACACCAccctcactgtgctgctgctgaagatcTTGGACAGAAGTCATGGTCAGAAGCTGCAGCTCAAAGCTCTGGACATCGTTCTGTTTGGTCCACCTCcag ggCGTCAGAACCGGTGGAAGGACCTGGTTCTGGGCGTGTCCGTCGCCATGGCGCTGTGCGGCTGCTGTTTTGCGTGCGTGCAGACGCGCAGGTCCAGAGATGACCTGGGGAAGCTGATGAAGGACCTGGAGGGTTTACAGCGAGCTGAGCAGAGTCTGCTGCACATGCAGGAGAA gctGCAGCAGGCTCAGGAGCAGCAGCGTTGTGTTCAGGTGGAGAAGGTGAAGGTGGAGCAGGAGCTGAGGAGAGAAATCAACTCTGCCAAACAGGAAGCACAGCGCCTCCAACAGCTCAGAGTGGGAACTGAGAATGAGTGGAGCCGCCAGAAGTAtgcagaggaggagctggagcag gtgcgGTCAGCTCTCAGACAGGCAGAGCAGGAGTTGGAGAGTCGTcctctctggtttcctccagATTCTCTGCAGAAATGGCTGCAACTGACGCACGAGATCGAAGTCCAGTATTATAACATCAAGAGACAGAGCGCTGAGAGACAACTGCTACAGGCCAGAGACGGggtgagacacatgagacactga